The Mercurialis annua linkage group LG2, ddMerAnnu1.2, whole genome shotgun sequence genome contains a region encoding:
- the LOC126667976 gene encoding uncharacterized protein LOC126667976 yields MYPKVKVRTDESGEDDHHEHNWSSLLSLKDIQFLLLQDPRFPVKEYRDVSPLPIARIPSSYVPNVVLPTELPSQEPDNKSSTSTEEEDKPKVRASSVSRPRAVISSPDNDALVANKNKVKALRPSALKRPNVIQSRHEQCKVAPSQATDGWNATTKCTNTTTDKKINLRQEKGSATALSNHRRNGTATKPSFVTN; encoded by the exons A TGTATCCAAAGGTTAAGGTTAGAACAGACGAAAGTGGAGAAGATGATCACCATGAACATAATTGGAGTTCTTTGCTTTCTTTAAAGGATATTCAATTTCTCTTATTACAGGATCCTCGTTTTCCAG TGAAGGAGTATCGAGATGTTTCTCCATTACCCATTGCAAGAATTCCCAGCTCCTATGTACCTAATGTAGTCTTGCCAACAGAATTGCCTTCTCAAG AACCGGACAACAAAAGCAGCACTTCTACTGAGGAGGAGGATAAACCAAAGGTCAGAGCCAGTTCGGTGTCTCGTCCCCGTGCTGTCATATCTAGTCCTG ATAATGATGCACTGGTtgcaaacaaaaacaaagttaAAGCACTCAGGCCTTCTGCTTTGAAGAGGCCTAATGTGATTCAAAGCAGACATGAACAATGTAAGGTTGCCCCTAGTCAAGCCACTGATGGATGGAACGCAACAACGAAGTGCACGAACACTACTACTGATAAGAAGATTAATCTTAGACAAGAAAAAGGTTCGGCAACTGCACTATCAAACCATAGAAGAAATGGCACAGCTACTAAACCAAGTTTTGTAACAAATTGA